A window of Malania oleifera isolate guangnan ecotype guangnan chromosome 2, ASM2987363v1, whole genome shotgun sequence genomic DNA:
agaggatgtaatgcatagagtgaAAGTAGGTGGATAAAATGAAGAAGTATTTCAAGTGcactttgtgattgtagaataccctaaAAATTAAAAGAGATGTTTTATAGGACGattataagaccaactatgctatatggatcataaTGTTAGACAACGAAGAAATAggatatccaaaaaataaaagttttggAGATAAGAATGCTTGGATGGATGAatgatataacattgaaaaataaattaataaatgaacatatttgcaataagttaattgtaactcctataaaagataagataaagggGGTGACTCAGATAGTTTgcacacttgcaacgtaggccacatagtgtacCAGTaaagaagagtgagttagttactataaGGGATAGTAGAAGGGATAAGGtttgacctaaaataacttaaaatgagatagtaaggatttaatagttttgaatttgtcaaaaaaaaaaaaaaaaaaagaggtccATGATTGCATGAATTGGcaaaaaatgatttatatagtCAATCtcatctagtgggacttaagacttggttttgttgttgtgtaggcattgaaaatcaaattgtaaattttgaaaattaattagaaaaagtaaaataaatttagttgGCTAACAATTTTAACGAGCtcaatagaaaaaagaaaaatcttgGGTTTTAATAAGAAAGCAGAGCTTTGAGCTTAAGTAATAGAAATGCAATTTGCTCAGTCTATAAGTTTCGTACATTTGCaaaaggatttagggtttgacaTAGTCTTAGTTTTCCTTATAAATACTTTCAACAGTTTCTTCAAAAGCTTTCCGAAAAAATAATCGAAAGAAAGCACACATCAATAACCTCATATAAAGGTTTTTTATATTAGGTATTGCTAAAACTAGGGGATTATTTGAGTTGGGTTATTCTATCCTTGGGAAtatgttataaaaaaaattatataattgtaAAGTAGATTAAGGATGAAGCAAAAATGTGTATTATTATGTTAAacacaaaataaaataagaatagATATTCTTATTATAaagttcaaaaataatattatcatTCTCTGTCCATTCCTCTCAtgcattaataaattttttttccactATTGTTTAATTTAGGATGACgattcttttcttttttacataTATAAGTTATCAAATCTCAATTTATgttataatcattttatttttaggaaCACTTATTACTTGAATCAAGAATAACCTAAGAAAGCTTATCAAAATAGTGTTGTTTGTGTCAATAAGATGCTACCAAATGCTTCGCTTGATATCAACAACACACTTTTGGTCACCTTGCATAAAGTTCCAGATAAATGTCACAGAAAATTATGATAATAGCCTATAACATCATGGCTGATGTTGCTATAGCTTTTGGCAACATCAATGGAttctatattttaaataaatgtcTTAaagttttactttattttataCGTAACATATCCAAAACTTCACCAGCTTGCAATTTCTTGGAGATTCGAAGTTGTCTAAATTCCTCGTAAGTAAAAGGAACAAAAAGACGGGGGTGTTCAGTGTCCACAAATTCTGATGGGGCTTCTACCAGCGCATTCCTAGGTGCCAAGAGGAATGTAGCAATCGACAGACGCTTGGATCCTTCCTTGCACTGTACTCTGTGTTTCACATTATAAAATCGTCCATTGCTCCATACCTTCACACACATATCATTtgtcattattattgttataaaaaTACTTACACTATGtttgaaagtatgaattttggattttagatttggatttgaatgaatttgaacaaaattcaatacaattttgtatttcATTTCGTTTGAATTTACATAAATCCAAACCCAAATTGTCTGAACATATAGTGTCAATATTGGTAAAGACAcaaaacataatcataataattttttcctCCACTCAATTggtaaattcaaaattttttaattagatAGCTTCGAGTTTTGAAGGCTGCAAAGCAAATTGCCATATTCAAATGGAGAGGTGTAAAGCACATTATTAGATGGATTAGTCAGATACACCATCATAGCCCataaaacctaaaaataaaacaagaaattaatAAGATGAAACTAAATTCACTAACCGTAGCAACGTCGCCAAGATTGACAAGGAGGGTGCCGGGGATGGGGTCGACGGATACAAACTCGCCAGACTTGTCCATAATTTCAAGACCACCAACATTGTCATCTTCAAGGAGTAGGGTGAGGAAACTGGAGTCAGTGTGCATTTGTACGCCAGAGAAACCTACGGTGGCCAAAGAGAAGTTATATTTGTTTATCCTAAACTGGCAAGGCCATCCTTCAAACAAATCATCACAAACTGCCGTTGGTAGCCCCATGCTTTTGGCCAGCTTGCATGCAATATCCTTCGCTAGCTTGCTAATGGCTTCACCATACCTCTTCATTATTTCACTGTTGGTAATTAGGAGTACTCGTTAAAGGAGttactttaatattttgtttGCTTGAAAGCATATATGCATCGaatttctttaatttatcttaaatgaataaaattttatgtCACAACTATTTCATGTAAGCACTGCCATATGATTAATGCGGCACTTAGTACTGAACTGTGTTGTAAATAGATCAATAGTTCCTAAGTTGCAACCGTTAGAGTTAAAAGGTCAAAATGTGGAATGAATATAAAAACTACACAATgtttattcaaataattttttgtgATCAAAGTAATCAAATATAGGATTTAACCATGGTCAAAATGGATCAACGATTCCCAAGTTGGCACTACTATAGATTTTAACAATTAGTCATCATCTAGCCATGGTCATAAAATGTTGCCGCTATAAGCATATCCTCTTCCAATAGCAATTATAGTTGTGCTTAAAGCATGACTTTTTAGTGAATGTcacttttaaaaattatcacaTGAGATAGTTGCTGCTAAGTGGGCGTCCAATTATTGTGAAAGTTAACCAAGAAATGAAGTAAGACTGTAAGAAATTTTATATGTTGTAAGGATCTTTAACTATCAtgtttttcacatatatattgcAACTctaatgctgaaaataaaagaaaaactataacatacacatACCGGGATCGTTCGTGGTGTATACAGACCGAGAAGAACGCAGTTAGAATTCTTTCTCTTGCTTCACTCTGATCTCTTTTTCTATGCTTCACTAGATTTATGGGATTATGGCTGATGATTAGAGAACTAAGGTAGAGAGAGGACAATCTTATCTATTTCTTTTCTTAGTTCACTCTCTCAAGCATGCAAGAAAATAAACTCTCTGCAGCTACTCCTCATAATAGCAGTTAAAAATAGGTAACCCTTCAGCTTCTTGGCTGTTCATCTCACTCATACATTTTCCAAGCAAACCATTTTATTCAACCCTTATCTCATGGGACACATACCCTTCATGTGGGATCCAAGTCATTCATATGGGACATATCATTTGGGATATATCCAAAAAAGACTTTTCATTAGCTTGCAAAACAATGTAAATTCATTGTTCAttctctttattttaattttgtttaactTTGTAATTTTTATGTGTGTGCATGATTTCATAATAAgaacttattattattagataATGAAGATGAATCCTTGATTTGAAAGAACAGGAGGGAGTGAGAAATAGTACCAGTTTCTGGGGGAAGCATCCAGCTGTGCACAAAAGTCGCTCATAGCTTTGGACGAGCAAATGTTATATAGACCCAATGCCTCATAAAAAGGATTGATCTCACTGGGTGCCATGTACCCGCTGCCAGCGATCACGTCACCATTTCGCTGTTTTATTTCTGTGGGAAGGTCAAGAAGATCTTCTGCCACTGACCTCATCTCTTTCATCAAATCAATTGGGATCTTGTGGTTGATGACCCTGAAACAACCCCACTCTTTGCATGCTTCCATCAATTTCTGTGATTGTCTCGGAAAGTCATCCAAATCAATCACCGGTAGACCACCCGCCATTAGTTGATTACTATCtcttccagagagagagagagagagagagagagagaaggaaaaactGTAAGGAGCATACATATATTACAGGCTAgctatatatgcatgtgtgattGAATATTATTTGCTGGACCAGAAGCCACCTCAAGGATATGATCAATCATCCTCTCCAACATGAAGACTGTAACGATTAGATCCGGGAAAAAGGAGTATATGCGCATGCGTTCGACTTTTGACTTTCCAGACAGACTTTTGACTTTCCTGCCAGACAAACAGCAAAAAGTAAAAAGAAATTTAGATTTGCAGGGTATGCATGCTCACCTGTGTTTCCTAATGATGATGACTGAGAAGCAAATGGTCTTAGGGTATGAGTGTGTGATTGGTTGTTGTGGAATTGATTGCtatctcagagagagagagagagagagagagagagagagagagagagagagagagagaggacaactTATTTTGGGATGGAGTACCAGCGGGTGGGTAGCTAGAAAGGGTAAAAGAACGCTGATCAAAAAAGGAAAGTCAAGGAAAAACTGTAAGGAACATGCATATATTGGGGAACAAAAGCATATATCCATATACAGGCTGgttatatatgcatgtgtgattCAATATTATGTGCTGGACCAGAAGCCACCTCAAGGATATGATCAATCATCCTCCCCAACATGAAGACTGTAAGCATTCAACATGTGATCGACTTTTGACTTTCCAGACAGACTTGTGACTTTCCAGCCAGACAAACAGCAAATGGTCTTAGGGTATGAGTGTGTGATTGGTTGTTGTGAAATTGTGTCATTCgtttgttgcttttttttttcttcattgctTTGGGCTTTGTAGCCCTCCATAGTTTCATGCTTTTAAATGTCTCCGAGGAGACAAAGTAGTTTTTTAACTGATGACTTTGTCGCCCTCCAGTGCCAGTTTTCCcacaaagtaataataatatatggaGCAATAATGccattgaaaatttttaaaattttcttgcaCATTCTTTTGAGAAAGTTGTCCATCTATTGGCTTATTAAAATGTAAAATGTATTAAATAACAATCCCAACTGATAATTTAATCTTTGATGATGCATGGTCGGAACAATGGGAAAAAGCTGATGGCTGTTCGGATTGTTAAGCATGCTATGGAAATTATCCATTTATTAACTGAACAGAATCCCATTCAAACTATTGTTGATGCTGTGGTCAACAGGTATGCATAAAGTAAACTTCATTTTTGGTGGCATACATGAATTCTACCTttattcgtgtgtgtgtgtgtgtgtacgcgGTGGTTGAAGAGGTATGACTAGGTCAGAATTTAATTTTGGAATCTTATTGCAATACTGCGGCAACCTGTTTTGCCCCCTCCCCCATTCCTTCCTATTATCCGCTTTTGTGTGtgcatttatattttttttcctctttttctgtAGTGGACCAAGGGAAGACGCCACTCGGATTGGCTCAGCCGGTGTTGTTAGGCGTCAAGCTGTTGATATTTCTCCTCTGCGTCGTGTTAATCAGGCAATATATCTCCTGACTACCGGTGCTCGGGAGTCTGCTTTCAGGAACATAAAAACCATAGCTGAATGTTTAGCAGATGAACTCATTAATGCTGCTAAGGGATCATCAAACAGGTTATTGAGAAATTCTGGTCTTATTTGTCActttttttaacataaatttttttttgctttgcTTTTGCTCAGCATGTAAtattctttactttttcttttatattttgtgACGGTGTTTTGTGTTTCAGCTACGCAATCAAGAAAAAAGACGAGATTGAGCGAGTTGCCAAGGCCAACCGCTGAGTTCGTTGCAGATCAATAGCCGCACTTGAGATCAAGAAAGATGGATCATTGTGCTATCTTGCCCGTCTTGATGTTAGTTTTAGATTCTTTCCATTTGACAAGTTGTGTGAGTTGGTATTGAAAGACGCTTGACCGAagtctttttttaatttttttttttttgtccattttttttttctacatgaTAAGGCTCTATAAGACACACCAAGGGAGGGCTTATTTAGATTTGGTTTTTATTTAGCATTGTTTGGATTTATGGTCCTAATTTGGTTAGTTGTTTATATTGTTTTTTGGGAggactttaatttttttatctgtaatcttccaatgcttgtcttgtaaccacggtatttatCTACCAAAAGTAAGGGTATATCAATAAAGAttgtgttatttaaaaaaaaagacgCACCAACGGAGACCAAAGTCTCCTAATCGAGGCCTGTTTATAAATGCATATTGGGTAGTCCTCCtgaaataatgaaatatataaCATCCAGCTACAGGTGAGGATGATTTCGCATTCTATTAtgaaattaagaataaatatttttagtttatttttacattatattaTCAAAGAAAGTTAATCATCTTGAAACTagactttattttaattgaatccTTAGAAAGGGAATGAATCTTGAAGTTAGATTTTTGGTTAATTGAGTATTTGGAAAGGGCATGTACGTTGAAGTAAGACTCTTATTTAATTCAGTCTTTGGATAGAGAACACTTAGATATCTATTTATTTAAGGATTGTTTGTAATCATTaccaaaaattagaaaaaaaattaaaaattaaaaacagaaactaaaaactaaaaaccagcaATCTGTTTGGTTAACAGTtttaaaactaatataaataaaaaacttaattaaaacatgcccatttttatctttaaatcaaataatattataaaaatatgtttaaaataacaacattacaaataatacacattaaaaatttattttaataaaaataaaatgtactataattaatttacttaattgttctactttaaTTTTacttattggacatgacaattgaaaaatagtgaaagtattttgtaattgactttcttattattttttgaaattatatatatattaattatatttaaatttataagatcatttattttttattttaatttaaatgtgtataaaataaataatttaataaaaataataatttctaggtattaaaatttttgacaacaagttgccaaaacaattgaaaattataaaatttggttttcaggTTTTTTAGAAAACAGTTAAAAACTTGTAATAGAAACAAAACACTAACAACATGAgcaaatgcatttttataatctgtttcttcactGCGGAGAAATATAaaacagaaaatataaaataacaacgATACCAAACAAACCCTTAGGTTGATTTTTTGTGTTTCTTAAGTTCAATATATTAATTAGACCTTGTTTTTAGGACttgtatgtctatatatagcctAAGGCATTGATTCTAAGATATTGAGAAATACAATTCCCTTCACATCACTATTATCATATTATCCTATCATCCAAGTATAGAGAGTTTGACCAGttaaaaaatgtattttttatgGGGCTTTGGACTCTTCCACTTATGCAAAATTGGATTAAGTCATACGATTCAAATTTGACAGTTGTATCCTGGAGAAGACAAGTCAAAGTGAAGTTTTGCTGCACCGGTTCGCGAATTAAGCTGAAAAAACCATAGAAAATTAAATCTCCTTAAAGAAAGCGAGATGTTTGTGCCTTAACCTTATTGAGAATCGttgtttatatttgtatttgtgatgacctgcttaatttccatattttttttttatacaaaacaACAGCAtaaatctcagcagatcataatccacctagacccgtgggtactagggatatcagaacatatagcagaagcctaagcagcaagaaataCACGATCATAtccatctcattataccatacatcacaatataccgaagttactacaatcactgtatccatatatacacaacactcaacccaaaaataatatgttttagggtcatttccacaaaatacatccgaccctatcaaaatacttacccttctagaagggcagatctacagctctagatcaacggggcttttcccactctcctatctggggaCTCCTAAAAAGTTTCTAAAATtttggatgagacacctctcagtaagggaaataaactaataccagtgtgtgacagcATGAGTATtccgtattatacatatatatcatatagACCATAATCAGTAATTGTTATATCAAATATGGGAGAAcgtatatatcatcaaaacatggcagaacatactgcattttcataaacatatttcatctcatatcataataatacaaaaacattcctggtaggttagttggctgttgtcatgtattacctccacattactaggttgtgtggcccgaaggcgggacctaacaatggttggccgaccactgccaagtcaaaaatacagtctgtaagtctaattggtttgccagacctggtccgtacaccaggggcgctcacacacttcttaaaaaccacatcaaccatccaatctcacaccactccgtacagcggcattaacacaaatatcatgatcacgaagaccatgaacacatagcaacggtatcgtgcaagtgctagcctagaccaaagtaaccagattctgatatcatataacatatactgaaactatgatataggaatatttcatatcattaattatcaaatcaatcatgtcattttgcatatatacgtatatcatgaaaatcatcggcccgtacgccggtattacacattttatcatagctcagcccttacgccggcaaatcatagcatagcccgtacgatGGCAAATTACATCCATagatcggcccgtacgccggcaaatcatatcatagcactgcccgtacgctagaaaatcatacacatatcacggcctgtacgccgacaaatatataaaaatctcggcccgtacgccgatttttcattataaaaatccgtatcataatcacatttccagaaaacaatatttcataacattttatactcatgccacaccaatagatttttcatatgtataacatatcatcactttcaatagtattttctcaaataat
This region includes:
- the LOC131148825 gene encoding 2-oxoglutarate-dependent dioxygenase DAO-like, whose translation is MYAPYSFSFSLSLSLSLSGRDSNQLMAGGLPVIDLDDFPRQSQKLMEACKEWGCFRVINHKIPIDLMKEMRSVAEDLLDLPTEIKQRNGDVIAGSGYMAPSEINPFYEALGLYNICSSKAMSDFCAQLDASPRNCEIMKRYGEAISKLAKDIACKLAKSMGLPTAVCDDLFEGWPCQFRINKYNFSLATVGFSGVQMHTDSSFLTLLLEDDNVGGLEIMDKSGEFVSVDPIPGTLLVNLGDVATVWSNGRFYNVKHRVQCKEGSKRLSIATFLLAPRNALVEAPSEFVDTEHPRLFVPFTYEEFRQLRISKKLQAGEVLDMLRIK